One genomic region from Candidatus Methylomirabilota bacterium encodes:
- the rsmD gene encoding 16S rRNA (guanine(966)-N(2))-methyltransferase RsmD, with product MRVIAGALKGQRLTTPKGRTTRPTADQVRIACLDTLMPYLETGPFLDLFAGAGGVGIEALSRGAPSACFVEQDRQAVTALEDNIERLGLTGRARAFRQDVLRALEALAREGARFGVVFLDPPYASADVAPALERLARGDCLLPGAIVVAQHSTKAPPPAEPGALTLWKSRRFGETTLTFFRRGA from the coding sequence ATGCGCGTCATCGCCGGCGCGCTCAAGGGCCAGCGCCTGACCACGCCCAAGGGGCGGACCACGCGGCCGACGGCAGACCAGGTCCGCATCGCCTGCCTCGACACGCTCATGCCCTATCTCGAGACCGGGCCCTTCCTCGACTTGTTCGCCGGCGCGGGGGGCGTCGGCATCGAGGCGCTCTCGCGCGGGGCGCCGTCGGCCTGCTTCGTGGAGCAGGACCGGCAGGCCGTGACGGCGCTCGAGGACAACATCGAACGGCTAGGCCTGACCGGCCGCGCCAGGGCTTTCAGGCAGGACGTCCTCCGCGCGCTCGAGGCGCTCGCCCGCGAAGGCGCCCGCTTCGGCGTCGTCTTCCTCGACCCGCCCTACGCCTCGGCCGACGTGGCGCCCGCTCTCGAGCGGCTCGCGCGCGGCGACTGCCTCCTGCCCGGTGCAATCGTCGTGGCGCAGCATTCGACCAAGGCGCCCCCGCCGGCCGAACCCGGTGCCCTCACGCTCTGGAAGAGCCGTCGTTTCGGGGAGACCACCTTGACTTTCTTTCGCCGCGGCGCGTAG
- the recG gene encoding ATP-dependent DNA helicase RecG, with protein sequence MTVAEAAPGPRTALGDLAGVGPQRAKALAKLGLATIEDALVQHLPLRHEDRSRIIPLGRVSVGEARTCAGAIAGISPPPRGRPRMPLVVMIRDVSGFLNCAWFNQPYLARVFKRGQRLIVHGKVQPYGRGPLQMLVKDYEVVEDGPDEMLHTGRLVPVYPLTEGLTQRPFRRLMKRLVDGWADQIDDPLPDRVRVGRALLPLPQAIRGAHFPETSVEQAAAHRRLVFDDFFLLETGLAIRRHREGRRRGLAMNPPGALVRRLRASLPYTLTAAQERVWGEIRTDMAEPYPMSRLLQGDVGSGKTVVAALAILTAIESGYQAALMAPTEILAEQHMITLSQLLEPLGVRVVLLTGAVKGKARQAAAAAAETGETGCVIGTHALVQGGVGFKRLGLAVIDEQHRFGVAHRAAIRGKGESPDVLVMTATPIPRTLALTVYGDLDVSVLDELPPGRRPVVTVARGESKRREIYDFLRQQIGEGRQIYVVCPLVEESEDSDLRAATEMAERLQREVFPERRVGLLHGRLGFQEKERVMREFKEGVVHVLVSTTVIEVGIDVPNAAVMLVEHAERFGLSQLHQLRGRVGRGSWKSYCILLAGSSSEDAQRRIAAMTGTNDGFRIAEVDLELRGPGDFFGTRQSGLPEFRVADLLRDGAMLEEARREAFALVHADPQLMASEHRGLRGALLARWRGKLDLAGIG encoded by the coding sequence GTGACCGTGGCGGAAGCGGCGCCCGGGCCGCGGACGGCGCTCGGAGACCTCGCCGGCGTCGGCCCGCAGCGCGCCAAGGCCCTGGCCAAGCTCGGCCTCGCCACCATCGAGGACGCCCTCGTCCAACACCTGCCGCTGCGCCACGAGGACCGGAGCCGCATCATCCCGCTCGGGCGCGTCTCAGTGGGGGAGGCCCGCACCTGCGCCGGCGCCATCGCCGGCATCAGCCCGCCCCCGCGCGGGCGCCCGCGCATGCCGCTCGTCGTCATGATCCGGGACGTGAGCGGCTTCCTCAACTGCGCGTGGTTCAACCAGCCGTATCTTGCGCGCGTCTTCAAGCGCGGCCAGCGCCTGATCGTTCACGGCAAGGTCCAGCCGTACGGCCGCGGGCCGCTGCAGATGCTGGTGAAGGACTACGAGGTCGTCGAGGACGGCCCGGACGAGATGCTCCACACGGGACGCCTCGTGCCGGTCTACCCGCTCACTGAGGGGCTGACCCAGAGGCCGTTCCGGCGGCTGATGAAGCGCCTGGTGGACGGCTGGGCCGACCAGATCGACGATCCGCTGCCCGACCGCGTCCGGGTGGGGCGCGCCTTGTTGCCGCTGCCCCAGGCGATCAGGGGCGCTCACTTCCCTGAGACTTCGGTCGAGCAGGCCGCGGCCCACCGAAGGCTCGTCTTCGACGACTTCTTCCTGCTCGAGACCGGGCTCGCCATCCGCCGCCACCGCGAGGGCCGTCGCCGCGGTCTCGCGATGAATCCGCCGGGCGCGCTCGTGCGCCGCTTGCGGGCGTCCTTGCCCTACACGCTGACGGCGGCGCAGGAGCGCGTGTGGGGCGAGATCCGCACCGACATGGCCGAGCCCTATCCGATGAGCCGTCTCCTCCAGGGCGATGTCGGCTCGGGCAAGACGGTCGTCGCAGCCCTCGCCATCCTGACCGCGATCGAGTCCGGCTACCAGGCGGCGCTCATGGCACCCACCGAGATCCTGGCCGAGCAGCACATGATCACGCTCTCCCAACTGCTCGAGCCGCTGGGCGTGCGCGTGGTGCTCCTCACGGGAGCGGTCAAGGGCAAGGCGCGGCAGGCGGCCGCGGCGGCGGCGGAGACGGGAGAGACAGGGTGCGTCATCGGTACCCACGCGCTGGTGCAGGGGGGTGTGGGCTTCAAGCGGCTGGGGCTGGCCGTGATCGACGAGCAGCACCGCTTCGGCGTGGCACACCGGGCGGCGATCCGCGGCAAGGGCGAGAGCCCGGACGTCCTCGTGATGACGGCCACGCCCATCCCGCGCACGCTGGCGCTGACCGTGTACGGCGACCTCGACGTCTCGGTCCTCGACGAGCTGCCGCCCGGACGCCGGCCCGTCGTCACGGTCGCGCGCGGCGAGTCCAAGCGCCGCGAGATTTACGATTTCCTCCGCCAGCAGATCGGCGAAGGGCGACAAATCTACGTCGTCTGCCCGCTGGTCGAGGAGTCCGAGGACTCCGATCTCAGGGCCGCCACCGAGATGGCCGAGCGTCTCCAGCGCGAGGTCTTCCCGGAGCGTCGGGTCGGGCTTCTCCATGGGCGGCTGGGCTTCCAGGAGAAGGAGCGCGTCATGCGCGAGTTCAAGGAGGGCGTGGTCCACGTCCTCGTCTCCACCACCGTGATCGAGGTCGGCATCGACGTGCCCAACGCCGCGGTGATGCTGGTCGAGCACGCCGAGCGCTTCGGGCTCTCCCAGCTCCACCAGCTGCGCGGTCGGGTGGGGCGGGGGTCGTGGAAGAGCTACTGCATTCTCCTCGCAGGCTCGTCCTCGGAGGACGCGCAGCGCCGAATCGCCGCCATGACCGGGACCAACGACGGCTTCCGCATCGCGGAGGTCGACCTGGAGCTGCGCGGGCCCGGTGACTTCTTCGGCACCCGGCAGTCGGGGCTGCCCGAGTTCCGCGTCGCCGATCTCTTGAGAGACGGGGCCATGCTGGAGGAGGCGCGACGCGAGGCCTTCGCCCTCGTTCACGCCGACCCGCAGCTCATGGCATCCGAGCACCGGGGTCTGCGCGGCGCCCTCCTCGCGCGCTGGCGCGGCAAGCTCGATCTGGCGGGGATCGGCTGA
- a CDS encoding carbon monoxide dehydrogenase subunit G, with protein sequence MKIEGANDIPAPRERVWAAFLDPDTLARALPGCEGLEAIGPGEYKAKMKIGVGAIKGTFEGKVRLFDLESPTRYRMALEGSGGPGFVRGEAGMELSDADGGTRVSYSADVQVGGLIASVGQRMLGGVSKMMLEQFFTRMTEILAEGG encoded by the coding sequence ATGAAGATCGAAGGCGCCAACGACATCCCCGCCCCGCGCGAGCGCGTGTGGGCGGCCTTTCTCGATCCCGATACGCTCGCCCGCGCGCTCCCGGGCTGCGAGGGCCTGGAGGCCATCGGTCCCGGCGAGTACAAGGCGAAGATGAAGATCGGCGTCGGCGCCATCAAGGGCACGTTCGAGGGCAAGGTGCGGCTCTTCGACCTGGAGTCGCCGACCCGCTACCGGATGGCGCTCGAGGGCAGTGGCGGGCCCGGCTTCGTGCGCGGAGAGGCGGGCATGGAGCTCTCCGACGCGGACGGCGGCACGCGAGTCAGCTACAGCGCGGATGTGCAGGTGGGCGGGCTCATCGCCAGCGTCGGCCAGCGCATGCTGGGCGGCGTCAGCAAGATGATGCTGGAGCAGTTCTTCACCCGGATGACCGAGATCCTCGCCGAGGGCGGTTAG
- a CDS encoding MFS transporter produces the protein MSRRARAVLGTACGTHFVHDGFSDILYVLFPVWAREFGLTFAQVGLLRTVYSGGMAAFQIPAGLLAERWGEARLLAAGTAATALGFVVAGFAGGYAALLGCLLAAGLGSGVQHPLSSSLVSHAYEDGRRRVALGTYNFSGDLGKVVVPAAVAFAVPWLGWRGAVESFAAVGMVAAVLVLVALTSLRVGHAPLPAEGGGRRSVSDWGIRDVRGFQALSVIHVIDNSTRTGFLTFLPFLLIAKGSSVRAVGFALMLVFAGGAAGKFACGVLAERLGVIRTVIITEAATGAGILLLLGLPLGPSLALLPVLGIALNGTSSVLYGTVADLVTSDRRGRSYAVFYTVGVGASALSPSVYGVVSDWGGVPLALAIVGSLVFLTLPLTLLLRRPLAAAPV, from the coding sequence ATGAGCCGCCGCGCCCGCGCCGTTCTCGGTACCGCCTGCGGCACGCACTTCGTCCACGACGGCTTCTCCGATATCCTCTACGTCCTCTTCCCGGTCTGGGCCCGCGAGTTCGGGCTGACCTTCGCCCAGGTCGGCCTGCTACGCACGGTGTACAGCGGCGGCATGGCGGCTTTCCAGATCCCGGCAGGGCTCCTCGCGGAGCGCTGGGGCGAGGCGCGGCTCCTGGCGGCGGGGACGGCCGCCACGGCGCTTGGCTTCGTCGTGGCGGGCTTCGCGGGAGGCTATGCGGCGCTCCTGGGATGTCTCCTCGCCGCGGGGCTCGGCTCGGGCGTCCAGCACCCGCTCTCGTCCTCGCTCGTGTCGCATGCCTACGAGGACGGGCGCCGCCGCGTGGCGCTGGGCACGTACAACTTCTCGGGCGATCTCGGCAAGGTCGTGGTGCCCGCGGCGGTGGCCTTCGCCGTCCCGTGGCTCGGCTGGCGTGGGGCCGTCGAGAGCTTCGCCGCGGTCGGGATGGTGGCCGCCGTCCTTGTGCTCGTGGCGCTCACTAGCCTCCGAGTGGGCCACGCCCCCCTCCCAGCGGAAGGCGGAGGGCGGCGGTCGGTGTCCGACTGGGGCATCCGCGACGTGCGCGGCTTCCAGGCGCTGTCCGTGATCCACGTGATCGACAACTCGACACGCACGGGCTTCCTCACCTTCCTGCCCTTCCTGCTGATCGCCAAGGGGTCGTCGGTCCGGGCCGTGGGCTTCGCGCTGATGCTGGTCTTCGCGGGTGGCGCGGCGGGCAAGTTCGCCTGCGGCGTGCTGGCTGAGCGGCTCGGCGTGATCCGCACCGTGATCATCACCGAAGCGGCGACGGGCGCCGGCATCCTGCTGCTGCTCGGGCTGCCGCTCGGCCCATCGCTGGCGCTGCTCCCCGTCCTCGGGATCGCGCTCAACGGCACGTCGTCTGTCCTCTACGGCACCGTCGCCGACCTGGTCACCAGTGACAGGCGGGGGCGCAGCTACGCAGTCTTCTACACCGTGGGTGTCGGCGCGTCGGCTTTGTCCCCGTCGGTCTACGGCGTCGTCAGCGACTGGGGTGGTGTGCCGCTGGCCCTCGCCATTGTGGGCTCGCTCGTCTTCCTGACGCTCCCGCTGACGCTCCTGCTGCGGCGCCCGCTCGCGGCCGCGCCAGTTTAG
- a CDS encoding pyridoxal phosphate-dependent aminotransferase produces the protein MLADRLKTLQPSPTLAMQARAKAMRAQGINVISFGAGEPDFDTPRRIKDAAIRALESGQTKYTEVGGIPELRAAICHKLKRDLGLEYAPDEVTASCGAKHTLYNIVMALVNPGDEVVIPSPFWVSYPEQVRLLGGVPVPVETLESTGFDLDPEAVQRAVTAKTRILVLNSPGNPTGAVFSAAALKEVGQLAVERGFWIVSDECYEALTYEGRHVSIASLSPEIKARTLVVNTCSKAYAMTGWRLGYAAGPKLIIKAMTDIQSQVTSNPTSIAQWAAVEALAGPQDEVAKMAGEFDRRRRVIVEALNAIPGISCVMPKGAFYVFPNVSGLFGKRWKGGTLKGSGDVSAFLLEEALIATVAGVDFGSDAHIRLSYATGLETIKEGMSRMAAAVRALEG, from the coding sequence ATGCTCGCCGACCGCCTCAAGACGCTCCAGCCTTCGCCCACGCTCGCCATGCAGGCCAGGGCCAAGGCCATGCGCGCGCAGGGCATCAACGTCATCTCCTTCGGGGCGGGGGAGCCCGACTTCGACACTCCCCGCCGCATCAAGGACGCGGCGATCCGCGCGCTCGAGAGCGGCCAGACCAAGTACACCGAGGTCGGCGGCATCCCCGAGCTGCGCGCAGCGATCTGCCACAAGCTCAAGCGCGACCTGGGCCTCGAGTACGCGCCCGACGAGGTCACCGCTTCCTGCGGCGCCAAGCACACGCTCTACAACATCGTCATGGCGCTGGTGAACCCGGGCGACGAGGTCGTGATCCCGAGCCCGTTCTGGGTGTCCTATCCCGAGCAGGTGCGGCTCCTGGGCGGCGTTCCCGTGCCCGTCGAGACGCTCGAGTCCACCGGCTTCGACCTCGATCCCGAGGCTGTCCAGCGGGCGGTGACGGCAAAGACCAGGATCCTGGTGCTCAACAGCCCTGGAAACCCGACGGGGGCGGTCTTCTCGGCGGCGGCGCTCAAGGAGGTGGGGCAGCTCGCCGTCGAGCGCGGCTTCTGGATCGTCTCGGACGAATGCTACGAGGCGCTGACCTACGAGGGGCGCCACGTCTCGATTGCGTCGCTCTCGCCGGAGATCAAGGCGCGCACCCTCGTCGTCAACACCTGCTCCAAAGCGTACGCCATGACGGGCTGGCGGCTGGGCTACGCCGCGGGCCCCAAGCTCATCATCAAGGCGATGACCGACATCCAGAGCCAGGTGACGTCGAACCCGACCTCGATCGCCCAGTGGGCGGCCGTCGAGGCGCTGGCAGGACCGCAGGATGAGGTCGCCAAGATGGCGGGCGAGTTCGACCGGCGCCGCCGCGTTATCGTGGAGGCGCTCAACGCCATCCCCGGCATCAGCTGCGTCATGCCCAAGGGCGCCTTCTACGTCTTCCCCAACGTCTCGGGGCTTTTCGGCAAGCGCTGGAAAGGCGGCACGCTCAAGGGATCCGGAGACGTCTCCGCCTTTCTCCTGGAAGAAGCCCTGATCGCCACGGTGGCAGGCGTAGACTTCGGCTCGGACGCCCACATCCGTCTCTCGTACGCGACGGGGCTCGAAACCATCAAGGAAGGCATGAGCCGGATGGCCGCGGCCGTGCGCGCGCTCGAAGGATGA
- a CDS encoding MFS transporter produces MEQSPARLRWIMWGIPAFVFFFAFLHRVAPGVIVKEIMQAFGATGEIVGLLSAMYFYSYAAFMIPAGVLIDGFGVRRVVAAGSAVMALGSLAMGLAASQGALMTGRFLVGAGATVTFIGCLKIAADWFPPSHFGTLSAVTATVGILGALGGTLPLAALVALAGWRGAFTVIAALTLAGGAACFLFVRDHPPGASAATAAAPSLGHVLRGVAKVLANRHTWPPFLAFFFFYAAIGNLMLWAVPFLHDIYGLTTTKAAGYASLVAFALLFSAPLTGYLSDRVLRRRKLPYTVLSGCFFVFWAALALTAGTLPLWGVAALLFGMGAVGGAFVLTWPIAREVNLPQLAGTAVAVSNMGGFVGAALTQKYVGRVLDAGWTGAMVEGARVYPAAAYAGAFKLCAVFVLIAAGLSLLLRETRGRNIYHELYPGN; encoded by the coding sequence GTGGAGCAGTCGCCCGCCCGTCTCCGCTGGATCATGTGGGGCATCCCCGCTTTCGTCTTCTTCTTCGCGTTCCTGCACCGCGTCGCCCCCGGCGTCATCGTCAAGGAGATCATGCAGGCCTTCGGCGCGACCGGCGAGATCGTCGGGCTCCTCTCCGCGATGTACTTCTACTCGTACGCGGCCTTCATGATCCCGGCCGGTGTCCTCATCGACGGCTTCGGTGTCCGCCGCGTGGTCGCCGCAGGCAGCGCCGTCATGGCGCTGGGCTCTCTCGCGATGGGGCTCGCCGCCTCGCAGGGCGCGCTCATGACCGGGCGCTTCCTCGTCGGCGCGGGCGCGACGGTCACCTTCATTGGGTGCCTCAAGATCGCGGCCGACTGGTTCCCGCCCTCCCACTTCGGCACGCTCTCGGCCGTGACGGCGACGGTCGGCATTCTCGGAGCGCTCGGGGGTACGCTGCCGCTGGCGGCGCTGGTCGCCCTCGCGGGCTGGCGCGGTGCGTTCACGGTGATCGCCGCGCTGACGCTCGCCGGCGGCGCCGCGTGCTTCCTTTTCGTCCGTGATCATCCGCCGGGCGCCTCAGCCGCGACGGCGGCGGCGCCGAGCCTCGGCCACGTGCTCCGCGGCGTCGCGAAGGTGCTCGCCAACCGGCACACCTGGCCACCCTTCCTCGCCTTCTTCTTCTTCTACGCCGCGATCGGCAACCTCATGCTCTGGGCCGTGCCGTTCCTCCACGACATCTACGGACTGACGACGACCAAGGCCGCGGGGTACGCCTCCCTCGTGGCGTTCGCCCTGCTCTTCTCGGCGCCGCTCACCGGCTACCTCTCCGACCGGGTCCTACGCCGGCGCAAGCTCCCCTATACCGTGCTCTCCGGGTGCTTCTTCGTCTTTTGGGCGGCGCTGGCGCTGACCGCGGGGACGCTGCCTCTCTGGGGTGTGGCCGCGCTCCTCTTCGGCATGGGCGCGGTCGGCGGCGCGTTCGTGCTGACCTGGCCGATCGCCCGCGAGGTCAACCTGCCGCAGCTCGCGGGAACTGCCGTGGCCGTCTCGAACATGGGCGGCTTCGTCGGCGCCGCGCTGACCCAGAAATACGTCGGCCGCGTGCTCGACGCCGGCTGGACCGGCGCGATGGTCGAGGGCGCGCGCGTCTACCCCGCGGCGGCCTACGCGGGCGCCTTCAAGCTCTGCGCCGTCTTCGTCCTGATCGCGGCGGGGCTGAGCCTGCTCCTGCGCGAGACCCGTGGGCGCAACATCTATCACGAGCTCTACCCGGGAAACTAG
- the coaD gene encoding pantetheine-phosphate adenylyltransferase — protein sequence MGKRAVYPGMFDPMHNGHLDLIERSLRIFDELIVAVVANPSKQPLFEVKERLEMIDEATAGMGRMRITSFDGLLIDLAHREQADCIVRGIRAVSDFEYEFQMALMNRKLRHTVETVFLMPHEKYTYISSRLIKEVSSLGAAVTGMVPPLVEERLNAKFSRK from the coding sequence GTGGGCAAGCGAGCCGTGTACCCGGGGATGTTCGATCCGATGCACAACGGGCACCTCGACCTGATCGAGCGGAGCCTGCGCATCTTCGACGAGCTGATCGTCGCCGTGGTCGCCAATCCGTCCAAGCAGCCGCTCTTTGAGGTCAAGGAGCGGCTCGAGATGATCGACGAGGCGACGGCCGGCATGGGACGCATGCGCATCACGTCCTTCGACGGGCTCCTCATAGACCTGGCGCATCGGGAGCAGGCCGACTGCATCGTCCGGGGCATCCGCGCGGTGTCGGACTTCGAGTACGAGTTCCAGATGGCGCTGATGAACCGCAAGCTCCGCCACACGGTGGAGACGGTCTTCCTCATGCCGCACGAGAAGTACACGTACATCTCTTCCCGCCTCATCAAGGAGGTCTCGTCGCTCGGCGCCGCCGTCACCGGGATGGTGCCGCCGCTGGTCGAGGAGCGGCTGAACGCGAAATTCTCCAGAAAGTAA
- a CDS encoding alpha/beta fold hydrolase — MPHSTTRDGVRVYYEEHGRGEPVLLAYAIGGNAGMWEPNIGALSAGHRLILWEPRGHARSDSPEDPKKVTFAHWVWDLHDLMDHLELERAVVGGLSLGGGIATRFTLAHPTRVRALLIIDSSSASGLPLGVDNIVMRAKSIEVTLKGGMDAMAEFAIESNPNVAGRIKLDPSARKEFFDYYRMLTPIGYANALRALLQMDYITDRLGEITAPTLLVCGDEDPSLGPMREIQKRIAHTRFALLSLAGHFANRDQPVAFNRAVVEFLSGLA, encoded by the coding sequence ATGCCCCACTCGACCACGCGCGACGGCGTCAGGGTCTACTACGAGGAGCACGGGCGGGGCGAGCCGGTCCTGCTGGCCTACGCCATCGGCGGCAATGCGGGCATGTGGGAGCCCAATATCGGAGCGCTCTCCGCCGGCCACCGGCTCATCCTCTGGGAGCCGCGCGGGCACGCGCGCTCCGACAGCCCCGAGGACCCGAAGAAGGTCACCTTCGCCCACTGGGTCTGGGACCTCCACGACCTCATGGACCATCTCGAGCTCGAGCGGGCCGTCGTGGGCGGACTCTCGCTCGGCGGGGGCATCGCGACGCGCTTCACGCTGGCGCACCCCACGCGCGTGCGTGCCCTCCTCATCATCGACTCGTCCTCCGCGTCGGGCCTGCCGCTGGGAGTGGACAATATCGTGATGCGCGCGAAGAGCATCGAGGTGACGCTCAAGGGCGGGATGGACGCCATGGCGGAGTTCGCCATCGAGTCCAACCCGAACGTGGCGGGGCGGATCAAGCTGGACCCATCGGCGCGGAAGGAGTTTTTCGACTACTACCGCATGCTCACGCCCATCGGCTACGCCAACGCGCTGCGGGCCCTGCTCCAGATGGACTACATCACGGATCGCCTGGGCGAGATCACGGCGCCGACCCTCCTCGTCTGCGGCGACGAGGACCCCTCGCTCGGACCCATGCGAGAGATCCAGAAGCGCATCGCGCACACCCGCTTCGCCCTGCTCTCCCTGGCCGGCCACTTCGCCAACCGGGATCAGCCCGTGGCGTTCAACCGCGCTGTCGTCGAATTCCTGTCCGGCCTCGCCTGA
- a CDS encoding MATE family efflux transporter produces MSSTPSAGPVAARTKRLLEAPVVPTLLRLAAPTVFVTILQATVGTLDAVFVGWLGSSALAGVSLVYPLLMLMQTMSAGGMGGGVASAVARALGAGRRAEAQALAAHALVIAIGMSALLTTGLLWGGPALYRAMGGTGATLEAALTYSRVIFGGAVVYWLLNTLSSIVRGTGTMVLPAAVNIGSAIIYLSLAPALVMGWGPLPRLGVAGTATANLIAFGASTLVLGAYLLSPRSTVRLSWEAFRLRRALFWEILRVGAPASLNTILTNLTVVLMTGLVGPFGVAALAGYGMGARLEYLQILLAFGMGSALVAMVGANVGAGQIARAERIAWTGAGIAAAVTGAIGLFAAIFPGAWLGLFTTDPEVIAAGASYLRIVGPVYGFFGLGLTLYFASQGAGRLGWPLAAGFARLFLAAAGGWVGGYWLGWGLPGIFAAMAAALVVLGGTIAAAVRWGAWR; encoded by the coding sequence ATGAGTTCGACGCCCTCGGCCGGGCCCGTGGCGGCCCGCACGAAGCGGCTGCTCGAAGCCCCCGTCGTCCCGACCCTGCTGCGCCTGGCCGCGCCCACTGTCTTCGTCACCATTCTCCAGGCGACCGTCGGCACGCTCGACGCCGTCTTCGTGGGCTGGCTCGGCTCGAGCGCGCTCGCGGGGGTGTCGCTGGTCTACCCACTGCTCATGCTCATGCAGACCATGTCGGCCGGCGGCATGGGCGGCGGCGTCGCCTCGGCCGTGGCGCGCGCGCTGGGCGCCGGCAGGCGCGCCGAGGCGCAGGCGCTGGCGGCTCACGCCCTCGTGATCGCGATCGGCATGTCCGCGCTGCTCACCACCGGGCTCCTCTGGGGGGGACCTGCGCTGTACCGCGCCATGGGCGGGACAGGCGCCACCCTCGAGGCCGCGTTGACCTATTCCCGCGTGATCTTCGGCGGCGCCGTCGTTTATTGGCTCCTCAACACGCTCTCGAGCATTGTCCGCGGCACGGGCACCATGGTGCTGCCGGCGGCCGTCAATATCGGCTCGGCCATCATCTATCTGAGCCTGGCGCCGGCTCTGGTGATGGGCTGGGGCCCGTTACCGCGGCTCGGGGTGGCGGGCACGGCGACGGCGAATCTCATCGCTTTCGGCGCCTCGACGCTCGTGCTCGGCGCCTATCTGCTGTCGCCGCGAAGCACGGTGCGGCTGTCCTGGGAGGCCTTCCGGCTGCGGCGGGCGCTCTTCTGGGAGATCCTGCGCGTCGGCGCTCCCGCCTCGCTCAACACGATCCTGACCAACCTGACCGTGGTGCTGATGACGGGCCTCGTCGGCCCGTTCGGCGTAGCCGCCCTGGCCGGCTACGGCATGGGCGCGCGGCTCGAGTATCTCCAGATCCTGCTCGCCTTCGGGATGGGCTCGGCGCTGGTCGCGATGGTCGGCGCCAATGTGGGCGCGGGGCAGATCGCGCGCGCCGAGCGTATCGCGTGGACGGGCGCGGGTATCGCCGCGGCCGTGACGGGCGCGATCGGCCTTTTCGCCGCCATCTTCCCGGGTGCGTGGCTCGGACTCTTCACGACGGACCCGGAGGTGATCGCCGCGGGCGCGAGCTATCTCCGGATCGTGGGCCCGGTCTACGGCTTCTTCGGCCTGGGGCTGACTTTGTACTTCGCCTCGCAGGGCGCGGGACGCCTCGGCTGGCCCCTCGCGGCCGGTTTCGCGCGCCTCTTCCTCGCGGCGGCGGGGGGCTGGGTCGGCGGCTATTGGCTCGGCTGGGGCCTGCCTGGGATCTTCGCGGCCATGGCGGCGGCCCTCGTCGTGCTTGGCGGCACGATCGCCGCGGCTGTCAGATGGGGCGCCTGGCGCTAG
- the rpmB gene encoding 50S ribosomal protein L28 → MAQRCDVCGKGPSVGHKISHAHNVTKRRWLANLVSMRGKIGTAGVVQRLRVCTRCLKAGKVTKVL, encoded by the coding sequence ATGGCTCAGCGTTGCGACGTCTGTGGAAAGGGCCCGTCCGTCGGCCACAAAATCAGTCACGCCCACAATGTCACCAAGCGGCGCTGGCTGGCCAATCTCGTTTCGATGCGGGGCAAGATCGGGACGGCAGGCGTCGTGCAGCGACTGCGCGTCTGCACCCGCTGCCTCAAGGCCGGCAAGGTCACCAAGGTCCTGTAA
- a CDS encoding enoyl-CoA hydratase/isomerase family protein, whose translation MSGHVTLMRDGAVATLTLNRPERRNSLSDAMLTDLGAALAELRDDAGTRVVILTGAPPVFSAGADAPHARAKTDEERRRLFKENKSQFRRLFERATGALETLEQATIAMVNGHAVGGGWGLLLACDFRFAAAEAQFWIPEVDLGVPLGVASTTRFVRFVGPTKAKEIIMGCHRYSAAEAHAMGLVTLVVPGSELEQAVKDYAEHLLKKPFRALAEVKARINAIASNGIPVVNAMTEGFLERA comes from the coding sequence GTGAGCGGCCACGTCACGTTGATGCGGGACGGGGCTGTGGCCACGCTCACGCTCAACCGTCCCGAGCGACGCAACTCGCTGAGCGACGCCATGCTGACCGACCTCGGGGCGGCGCTCGCCGAATTGCGGGACGACGCGGGCACGCGCGTCGTCATCCTGACGGGCGCGCCGCCAGTTTTTTCGGCCGGGGCGGACGCGCCACACGCCCGCGCCAAGACGGACGAGGAGCGCCGGCGCCTCTTCAAGGAGAACAAGAGCCAGTTCCGCAGGCTTTTCGAGCGGGCCACGGGAGCGCTCGAGACCCTTGAGCAGGCGACGATCGCGATGGTCAACGGCCACGCGGTCGGCGGCGGCTGGGGCCTGCTGCTGGCCTGCGACTTCCGTTTCGCCGCGGCCGAGGCGCAGTTCTGGATTCCCGAGGTGGACCTAGGCGTGCCGCTCGGCGTGGCTTCGACGACGCGCTTCGTCCGCTTCGTCGGCCCGACCAAGGCCAAGGAGATCATCATGGGCTGCCACCGCTACTCGGCGGCCGAGGCCCACGCCATGGGGCTCGTGACGCTCGTCGTGCCTGGTTCGGAACTCGAACAGGCCGTGAAGGACTACGCCGAGCACCTGCTCAAGAAGCCCTTCCGCGCGCTCGCCGAGGTCAAGGCGCGCATCAACGCCATCGCGTCCAACGGCATCCCCGTCGTGAACGCGATGACCGAGGGCTTCCTCGAGCGCGCCTAG